The following are encoded together in the Tursiops truncatus isolate mTurTru1 chromosome 10, mTurTru1.mat.Y, whole genome shotgun sequence genome:
- the LHFPL5 gene encoding LHFPL tetraspan subfamily member 5 protein isoform X2, with protein MVKLLPAQEAARIYHTNYVRNSRAVGVMWGTLTICFSVLVMALFIQPYWIGDSVSTPQAGYFGLFSYCVGNVLSSELICKGGPLDFSSIPSRAFKTAMFFVALAMFLIIGSIICFSLFFVCNTATVYKICAWMQLAAATGLMIGCLVYPDGWDSSEVRRMCGEQTGKYTLGHCTIRWAFMLAILSIGDALILSFLAFVLGYRQDKLLPDDYKADGQEEA; from the exons ATGGTGAAGTTGCTGCCTGCCCAGGAGGCAGCCAGGATCTACCATACCAACTATGTGCGGAACTCGAGGGCCGTAGGTGTGATGTGGGGCACACTCACCATCTGCTTCTCCGTGCTGGTCATGGCGCTCTTCATCCAGCCCTACTGGATAGGCGACAGCGTCAGCACACCCCAGGCAGGCTACTTTGGCCTTTTCTCCTACTGCGTGGGCAACGTGCTGTCGTCTGAGCTTATCTGCAAGGGTGGCCCGCTGGACTTCTCCTCCATCCCCTCTAGAGCCTTCAAGACTGCCATGTTCTTCGTGGCCTTGGCCATGTTCCTCATCATCGGCTCCATCATCTGCTTCAGCCTGTTCTTTGTCTGCAACACGGCCACTGTCTACAAGATCTGCGCATGGATGCAGCTGGCTGCGG CCACAGGCCTGATGATTGGCTGCCTGGTCTACCCAGATGGTTGGGACTCAAGTGAGGTACGGCGCATGTGCGGGGAGCAGACCGGCAAATACACACTGGGCCACTGCACCATCCGCTGGGCCTTCATGCTGGCCATCCTCAGCATTGGAGACGCCCTCATCCTCTCCTTCCTGGCCTTTGTGCTGGGCTACCGCCAGGACAAGCTGCTCCCTGACGACTATAAGGCCGATGGACAAG AGGAAGCCTGA
- the LHFPL5 gene encoding LHFPL tetraspan subfamily member 5 protein isoform X1: MVKLLPAQEAARIYHTNYVRNSRAVGVMWGTLTICFSVLVMALFIQPYWIGDSVSTPQAGYFGLFSYCVGNVLSSELICKGGPLDFSSIPSRAFKTAMFFVALAMFLIIGSIICFSLFFVCNTATVYKICAWMQLAAATGLMIGCLVYPDGWDSSEVRRMCGEQTGKYTLGHCTIRWAFMLAILSIGDALILSFLAFVLGYRQDKLLPDDYKADGQGHLFP; this comes from the exons ATGGTGAAGTTGCTGCCTGCCCAGGAGGCAGCCAGGATCTACCATACCAACTATGTGCGGAACTCGAGGGCCGTAGGTGTGATGTGGGGCACACTCACCATCTGCTTCTCCGTGCTGGTCATGGCGCTCTTCATCCAGCCCTACTGGATAGGCGACAGCGTCAGCACACCCCAGGCAGGCTACTTTGGCCTTTTCTCCTACTGCGTGGGCAACGTGCTGTCGTCTGAGCTTATCTGCAAGGGTGGCCCGCTGGACTTCTCCTCCATCCCCTCTAGAGCCTTCAAGACTGCCATGTTCTTCGTGGCCTTGGCCATGTTCCTCATCATCGGCTCCATCATCTGCTTCAGCCTGTTCTTTGTCTGCAACACGGCCACTGTCTACAAGATCTGCGCATGGATGCAGCTGGCTGCGG CCACAGGCCTGATGATTGGCTGCCTGGTCTACCCAGATGGTTGGGACTCAAGTGAGGTACGGCGCATGTGCGGGGAGCAGACCGGCAAATACACACTGGGCCACTGCACCATCCGCTGGGCCTTCATGCTGGCCATCCTCAGCATTGGAGACGCCCTCATCCTCTCCTTCCTGGCCTTTGTGCTGGGCTACCGCCAGGACAAGCTGCTCCCTGACGACTATAAGGCCGATGGACAAG GTCATCTATTTCCCTGA
- the CLPS gene encoding colipase isoform X1, with protein MEKVLVLLLLAFAVAYAVPDPRGIIINLEEGELCLNSAQCRSKCCHRDTGLSLARCAPKARESSECSAFTLYGVYYKCPCERGLTCEVDKTIVGSITNTNFGVCLDAGRSRK; from the exons ATGGAGAAGGTCCTCGTCCTCCTACTCCTTGCCTTCGCGGTAGCCTATGCGGTCCCCGACCCCCGGGGAATCATTATCAACCTG GAAGAGGGCGAACTCTGCCTGAACAGTGCCCAGTGCCGGAGCAAGTGCTGCCACCGTGATACCGGCCTGAGCCTGGCCCGCTGCGCACCCAAGGCCAGAGAGAGCAGCGAGTGCTCCGCCTTT ACCCTCTATGGGGTTTACTACAAGTGTCCCTGTGAGCGCGGTCTGACCTGTGAGGTGGACAAGACCATCGTGGGCTCCATCACCAACACCAACTTTGGCGTCTGCCTCGATGCTGGCCGCTCCAGAAAGTGA
- the CLPS gene encoding colipase isoform X2: protein MEKVLVLLLLAFAVAYAVPDPRGIIINLTLYGVYYKCPCERGLTCEVDKTIVGSITNTNFGVCLDAGRSRK from the exons ATGGAGAAGGTCCTCGTCCTCCTACTCCTTGCCTTCGCGGTAGCCTATGCGGTCCCCGACCCCCGGGGAATCATTATCAACCTG ACCCTCTATGGGGTTTACTACAAGTGTCCCTGTGAGCGCGGTCTGACCTGTGAGGTGGACAAGACCATCGTGGGCTCCATCACCAACACCAACTTTGGCGTCTGCCTCGATGCTGGCCGCTCCAGAAAGTGA